The sequence below is a genomic window from Harpia harpyja isolate bHarHar1 chromosome 3, bHarHar1 primary haplotype, whole genome shotgun sequence.
GTGGCAGACTGGTGGCATTTTAGTTTGTCATATGACTACACTTTTAACAACTCTCTTTGACACATGCCAGTCCTACTGGATGATTGACATGCACTGGTCATGTGGCCATGTAACTAGTCATGTTCTTATGTGACTAACTGGGTGTCTTTCCTGCGGTAATTAACGCCTGTGGCTTTTGTCACATGGTGGAAGTGTCCCTGTGTGGGTGCTGGAGGAGAATCTGGGTTTTGCTGCCATTCAGTATCTTTGTCAGAGGTTGCGTGGTCTGTTGTAGCTCAGATAGGGCAGCGCTCGCTTGGTAACTTTACTTTAGCTGAAAAATATGTGGCCTCCAAAACCTAGCTGTTCACTGCTCACTGAGATTTCCCATGTCTTCTAGGCAGAGTactttatttgtaaattaaaaaaaaaaaacaaacaacaaaacaacaacccaaaacattttgattGTACCTTTCCTGTTTTGGCTTATGTTTACATGTGGAACTTTGCCCTTCTTTTGCTTCCTGAGTTGTTGTCACTTGGCAAGTGGCAGAAAATTGCGAAGGGGTGAAGTAAGTTTCCTGCTTGTCGTGTCCGCACCCCCCCTCCTTCGGTGAAATAGCACTATCtgctccctttccttcttcccacaaTTTTCTGTTTAAGAATTACATACAGGTAAactttgtcttttcttcccttgtaGTACTACAACTGTACAGCATTCCTATTCACTTTTACTGTTGATATTTGGTAGCAATGATAATATGTGTACTGTGTGTTTGCTTTGTTCTTGAGATTTGTAACTTTTACATTGCATAAGTTGTCTTTGCCAGCTAACAGAATTATGTGATATGTGAGTAGCTGCTAAATATGCAATAATTTGCAACCTAAGCTTTAGGCTATTTTACCTATTGTTTGTGCTCCAGTAATGTTCATGGCCCCAGTGAGGATTGTGGCCCAACTGTGCCAGATGCTGAAAGTGTACCTAGATGGCAGTTGtgctcatattttttttttctgtggtatatTTGTTTAATCTCTGCAGCTGTGGAAGGGAGGATGTAGTTGTTAACTAAAAGCAATCCTTGCATCTCATTTagctgaaattaaatgaaattcaaGAGAACAAATGAGCCTGAATCCAGTCTTTATTTCCTCTGAATGGAGAAATGATTACTTTTGACATAGCACTAATTTCACTGTACAGTGGTGCATTAGGAAACGCTGCTAAGATTGTTAGAGGGCTCTGTAACATGTTGCAGTGGCTTAGTTTACACTAGTGATGGGATGCATAGGATGAGTCATTTTCCATCATAACTTCTGATGATCTACACAGCCTGATTAAATACTGAAATCTAGCAATgcaaaactttttaaagaatctgcttcattttctgtctctctgtcagGTACCATGCTTATGTGGAAGTGCCCCGTGCCTGCTCTGCCGATGCTGCCCCAGTGGAAACAACTCCACCATAACTCGCCTGATTTATGCATTCTTTTTACTTCTTGGCGTGAGTGTTGCCTGTGTGATGTTAATACCAGGCATGGAAGAGCAGCTGAAGAAGGTCAGGTTACTTCTTTGCTAACATGTTTGGTAGAACAAATGTCACATAAAATTGTAAATGACATCTTGAAAGCATGGGGTTTATGTGGAAATTTGTAATTGTGCTGCCACCTGTGCAGTCACCATTAATTTGACTGTAGATCAAATAAACAAAGAACTCCTGGGACAATCACTGCATAGATGAAAAGCACTATTTAGAAATAAAGTTGTGCCTCTTCTTTAATAGGTCAGAGCAGAAAATATAATGTATGTATATGGAGTTATAAATTATATATCATTGAGATACTTGTATTTGTGGCACTTGATTGATTTTGATTGTTGTTaataaaagagtgaaaaataacCACAATCTAAGGTGACTTCTAGTTTCATTGTGCTAGTTAAAATTCCATTCAGTTTATTAATTGTATGATTTTACAGTTTATTAGTTATGAAGATACGGTAGTCTATGTAAAATTATGGAGTAATAATTTGAGTTATAGAAGAGCTTATAGATTCACTGAACTCGGTTTGCATGTGGTTTGGTTCTGTTAGTCTTTGTTGTGCtatctttaatcttttttgtttttttcagtagataGTAACTTCTGTTAGGCATGCTTttgattttctccccccccccccccccaaatgattCATTCATCTGTAGATGTTTATTTCAGTGTGGTATGGTAACCACATTAGAGCTTCAGTGAGAGCCATGTTAGTCACCTAGGAAAGAAAATTACAGCCTTCTGGAGTATGATTTGACTTCAGAAAGGTGTTGCTCATGTCCTGGTAGTAACTGGAAAGGATATTCTCAGCTGTTTCATATGGAAGTTACAGAGAGTTGTAATTGATTGTGATGTTACTTTTTTGGGGGAGgctgtttctgttttaaagagaTGTAAGCAGGCTGCCTTCTCCTAGCTATGTCATGAACTTGATAGTAACTGTCAAGTCAAATGTACCAAATcccattattttttatttatctccTGATTCAGATCAGCAAgtgaaaattgcatttctttgaGAAGTTCTGAAAttcctaacaacaacaaaaaaaccccaacaaaacaacaacccacCACtgttaataagattttttttttttggttttgtttagaatttgcctatgtgggattttttttccttgagtgtGTTTAATATTCTGCTTGGACTATAACTAACAATACAGCCATTCAGTATCATATATTCTAGCAATGTTAATAGTTGCATAACATTACAATATTAATGAGTTGTATATTAATAAATAGCTAATACATATTTACTCACAGGAGGCCTTTTACAGATCACTGAAGTATCCCTTGTATTTATCACAGATTCCTGGATTTTGTGATGGAGGAATGGGAACAACTATTCCTGGTGTGCATGGCCACGTGAATTGTGATGTACTAGTTGGTTACAAAGCTGTGTACCGTGTGTGCTTTGGTATGGCAatgttcttccttctcttctccttaTTGATGAtcaaagtgaagagcagcaatgacCCAAGAGCAGCGGTGCACAATGGGTAAGATACAGAAACGAGAACAGAGATGGGTGGTGTCTGCATATGAGATACAGCTACTGTGAAAATAAAGCCTGTGGCTGAGCATGCTGGTCAAATTTACTGTTCCACAAACAATTTCATAGTAGCTAGAGGAGCGTTGTTGCAGTAGAGGGCATTCAAAGCTATTAGAGTTCTTAGACATGGCAGATTAATTTTTGTAAGAGGAAAAGATACACATGGCTGTCACTTTTCAGAGCCTGAACTATGGCAATGCATAACCTCTCCAGAGGTTTCCCAAGATTAGAGGTTCTGCTTTTGTCCAAAGACGACAAAATTCAGAGATGAATAATGGTACTAAGTTTCActccactgagatttttttttcaacaaagagaaatattaaaaagccTCATCTGTCCTCTAGGAATTATATTCTTCTTAACTTTGATGTTTGTAAGGGTTTGCTCTTTtctgaacagttttattttaaagattataaCAGttatctatatattgatatagaTACATAACATATCTCTTCCCCCTCTGCTATGTTTTCTTCAGTCTCCCCTCTGCATAAAGAAGAGTGAGTTATGTATTTAGTTTCTGAGCTTCCCAGTAAATTTTTCTTCGGTATTTCATTATAGTTAGGTTTATCAGATGGAAGATAATAGTGAAATTTCAGCTTGCAGGTTGGCACAACTGGTAGTTTTCATCCAGGCTCAGCCTATGTGTAATGTAGCTTCTTGAACCAAGGAGATGTAAATATTTGTAATAGGGGATGGCACTAAAAAGCATAAAACCATTTATGGTGCCTAGTCTTGCTGGTCACACTGATTGCTTAGACTACTACTTTTCAAGATGATTGTATTTAATGGAAGCTATGAACAGCTAAACCGTAAAAATGAAGAAGTAATTTTATATTCAGTATAATAACATTAAACATGTCTAGCGTAAACTGAGAAAAAACTTCAAATGATTTCTGTAGGGGTGtcatcgtttaaccccagccagcaactaagcaccatgcagctgcccactcacttccccctgcAATCAGTacgatgggggagagaatcagtgaaaaaaaaaaagtaaaactcgtgggttgagataagaacagtttaatagaacagaaaggaagaaactaataatgataatagtaacaataataaaatgacagtaataaaaaaaggattggaatagacaaaacaagtgatgcacaacgcaattgctcaccactcgccaactgatacccagttagttcctgagcagtgatctgccgccctggccaactcccccccagtttatatactgggtatgatgtcacatggcctggaatacccctttggccagtttgggtcagctgtcctggctgtgtcccctcccagcttcttgtgcccctccagccttcttgctggctgggcatgagaagctgaaaaacccttgacttagtctaaacactacttagcaacaactgaaaacatcagtgtgttatcaacattatcctcatcctaaatccaaaacataacattgtaccagctactagaaagaaaattaactccatctcagctgaaaccaggacaaggagaaaagaaaataattaagactGAGCAGAATATTGCTTTGTTGATTACTTTTGTTTGTTTCGGTCTAAAGAAAAAGAGGCTGGCTACAGTATTAGGATGCATTAGCAGCAGTAACTCAGTTCAGCCTTTCGCTCCGCCCTGCTTTGTTCAGGAGAGCATACTTGTtacaagcaagaagaaaatggttgAGGTACGTTCTATACCAATGCTTTGTGgggtgatttttttgttacaaTAAAAGACACCTTTTATATGATGTAGAGTCTTTTTACCTAAAACCGCCCCTTAAGTGTTTGGGATCTTCTTGATACCCTTATCTGGAGTTGTGCTCTCCAGTACAAATTTTGTCACTATTTATGCAACCCATAGCAGTTTACTCTTCTTAGCCAATCTAGTGTCAGCACTAGTATAAAAGGAAAGATGATAGTTGTTAACTGTTAgtggtaaaatatttaataatgttaCTTCCAACACTTCTGTAATAAGTAGTTGCTTCAGTAGTATGCATTACAGGTAGCTTTATGAAAACCATGGCTTTTGGTTTTTGAAATTGTATGTATCCTCAGTAATACTTTGCAATGTAATCTTCCTGTCAGTGGTTTGAAATATTAAGAATATTAGGTTTTGCCATGTATGTGTACTAACTTTTTCATACTTGCATGCAAATTAAGCCCAGTAATGTGGTGTAGTGCCAATGTTCACCTTCTTTGCTTTTGTAACAGCACTCAGAATGGTTCCTTGCCTCAGgttaataataatagaaaaaaatcacttacATTCACAGGATTGCTGGTGGCTTGCACAGAATGCATAGCAACTGTAGGTGTTATTTCAGATCAGTATTGTTTTCGGCTGTCACGCACATTATATGGGTAGAGCGTTAAGATCCCTTAAAAAGTCTGGAATTAGAGATGAAATTTATACAAACTTGAATCTGTTCTTATTTCTATAATTGAGAATgacattgattaaaaaaatataaaattccaCATGTGGATTCAAAAACTAGTTTTAGTGGGGTATGTATTACACCGTAAATGTTGTAAGTTAATTCAGCTTTCAAAGTGTGTTTAGTCACTTCGCTATATCCCAGTGAATTAGACCATTTTTCCCATATTCTGCACTTGTGTCATCTGACACAGTTCTTCTCCACAGAACTGGAATTCATTCCTCTGGTCACCATCACCTGAGTGTAACAGCCAGAAGGAGAGATTAAGCTTGTTCAAAGTATGGGAAAGAAATGGGAAGGGATATAAAACTTGAAAACCGTGCAAGTATTTGACATCACGGGGCTGTGGTACATGCTTTTGTGCTATATTCAGTTTTGAAGTACATGTAGATGGTACTGTGCCTATATTTGGAGCTGCCTGTCACTGTGATCAGAAAAAATAGTCTTCACCTTCTTACAGTTTTGTTGGCATAACTTCTTGATGTGAAGTTCCCTATGCAGGGTATATTTGTACACAGTCTGTATTTGAGGTGGGTTTGGGGAATCTTTCGTGGAAGATATTTCCTTGTCTGCTTTTTAGGAAACGTGTGATCTGTTTTGTTTGTCCATAAGTGTGTATCTCTtactggaaaaaacccaagagtGTTACTGAACTGGAACAGGAACTTAGAATTTGATTGTGTCCTTTCTGTGAAGGATAAATCcttggcttttgttgttgtgATTAATCCTCATCAGATGTAGGCCTAAAGAGTCTGAAGTTAGGTGGGAAGAATCTAGGCTTTTGTACATCTCTCTCTTGTAGGAAGAGAATCAAGATTGGTAGGGAACTCCAGCATAATGTTTTCTGTCATTGAAGGCACCAACCAGATCTTctacctttttggttttggtactAAAAATGggtagggatttttttaaaccattttttctgATATGCAGGCAGTTCAATAATCTCACTGCTCTAGTTAAAAaccttcttaaaaaacaaaaacaaaaaaaaccccgcaACTCAATTATATTCTACCCTGGCTTCATTTGTAACACAAGTGAGCTATCTCCAGGAAATGCGTCGAACTATGTGTCAGTCTAGCACAGTTTAAGCATAATTTTCTGGAGAACAAAAATCTTGGGCAGATAAGGTAAGATTTTTATCCTACTTAAAAAGAAGTGAGTtgagtgaattaaaaaaacaactcttaAGGATGTGCATTTTGTGTACTTTCAAGTTCTGTGAATTAGATCAGACTTCAGCAGTTGCctgacctttcttttttttttttttttttttttttttttaatttccctttagATTCTGGTTCTTTAAATTTGCAACAGCACTCGCAATTAGTGTTGGAGCTTTCTTCATACCAGAGGGACCATTTACAACTGGTAAGGGAATATTGTCTTCCACTGTATCATGGTACAATCAtaactggttttaaaacaaaacttaagTGCATGCTGTTGTCTTACAGTTTTAATTGTAACCGTGTAACTATAGCACTTTTCTGTGTCTAGGGACATTAAGACAGGGTGGTAAACTATCTATGGTTCTGAactagttttgttttatttctcttttagtGTGGTTTTATGTAGGTATGGCTGGAGCATTCTGCTTTATTCTTATTCAGCTGGTCTTGCTTATTGACTTTGCTCACTCCTGGAATGAATCTTGGGTTGAAAAAATGGAGGAAGGAAACTCAAGGTGCTGGTATGCAGGTAAAGGACTGTACTACAATCAAGTTTTCAATTTCATTGTGCATTATGTTAAATAAGTTATTCACTGAGTAGTGCATTTTACCATAGTGCAGAAGGGCTGCTTGGTGCATGAGTATCATTTTCTCAGATGGTGTAGTTCAGCTCCGTTGTCTTGCTGTCCTTTTGATGTCAAGTTAAacaaggggaggggggcagggaggggagcagcagcCTCTGAGTAATAAGATCTAATCCCTGGGAGCAGGGCATCAGTTTATGATAGCAGAGAAGTGGCAATTGTAggattttgggttggttttttttttttcatccacagGTTTTGTTACACCTTAGCACCGACTAAAAACTGACTAGCCTGTTACTGCTTCATATTGAGCATAAGCCTCccaaataattgttttctttctgtcgGCCGGTTGGTCATTCTTTGAAAGTATATGGTGAGTGAAAGGCCAAGATAGTGAAGGAGAGTACAAGTCATCACACTGGAGAAATGATATGCTAATTTCAATAAAGCATTTCAGATGCGATATTTTAAGCGTTTCAAAAGACAGCACGGCCTGTCTTCGTGCAATGGCAATTCACTCTTCAATGTTTTTAATAAGATGGAATTTGGaaatgagattttgtttttccttctgttggagtagttcttcagtttcttttttaagcttttagCCAAAGTGTATGTAGTATAACTGTATACCTTCATACTTGGTCGTCTTGGTTGCTGTGGGAGGACTGGAGAATCAAGTATGGCTTCAGGCTTCCCATTTattgtgttctttctttttaacaccTCAGAGTATTGAGAACTTTCTTCCTTTACATTTCAGtgcccagagctgctctcaaATGGTCATTGTATACTGCATCCAAAACCTGATAATCATGCAATATTACTTCAATTTTAATTCTCTCCATTGTTAACCGGTTTAACTCTGTTTTTGTCtcttttcacagctctgctgtcagCTACAGCTGTCAATTATCTACTGTCTCTAGTAGCTATTGTCTTGTTTTATGTTTATTACACTCATCCAGAAGGTTGTTCTGAAAACAAGACATTCATCAGTGTTAACATGCTGCTGTGTATTGCTGCTTCCATAATGTCAATTCTGCCGAAGATTCAGGTATAGTTTTAATTCTATTACCTTTTAGGGTTTTCTTGTGTTATAAGTCCCAGAAACCTATAATATAATTGTGCCCAAGACTTTTACTTGCCTAACTTTGCTGTTTTATGACTACTTTGTATAGGAATCTCAGCCAAGATCTGGTTTGCTGCAGTCTTCTGTGATCACAGTTTATACAATGTATTTGACTTGGTCAGCTATGACCAATGAACCAGGTAAGTGTAGTAGCAATATATGGCTTTTTGGGTAGCCAGTTCAGCAGTAAATTCTATCTTCACCTTTTTGCAAGGCAGTATTAGAATGGGGTGCTATAATGCATGCAAGTTAGAGGCAGGACTCGTTAGTTTGtgttctcttccccccaccccaactttCTGTAATAATACCAAAGAAATAGTTCTTCCAAAGATAACgtgtttttcatttcctcttttattccattatattttattcctattttattctattatttttattccatttatcGTATGGAAGAATTTCTACCTATTATTGGCAGGATTCCAGTATTCTAAAGCTTAGATTTTGCATATTACCACAACTCTTCCAAGGTGTCTGGAAGGTTCATCTCCCTACCAAGTTTCAAGTTTCTTACCTGGTGACTGAGGTGCTACTGATTATATTTTTCCAaagtgaggatttaaaaaaaatgtattaataaatgTATTCAATGTTTTTTGTGTCTGGAAACAGCTGagcatctctttaaaaaaaaaaaaaaaaattcagaaattctcATGATTGAAATAAACGGTCAAATATTGATTTTTGGTGTTTTTAATTGGGTCTCTGGCTTTTTAATCTTAATCATGGACAATCTTCTGTGCTTCTGTGTAACAGCATATGTATGAGTCATATTTAATTGCTGCAGTAATTATGGAATTATGGGGAAGTAAGATTGTCTACTACTTTCAGCTGTTTCATCTTTGTTACCAGTGGATGCCGTGGGTTGGGAACCATTGATAATATGAAAGTGACTTTGTAACATTCT
It includes:
- the SERINC1 gene encoding serine incorporator 1, with amino-acid sequence MGSVLGLCSMASWVPCLCGSAPCLLCRCCPSGNNSTITRLIYAFFLLLGVSVACVMLIPGMEEQLKKIPGFCDGGMGTTIPGVHGHVNCDVLVGYKAVYRVCFGMAMFFLLFSLLMIKVKSSNDPRAAVHNGFWFFKFATALAISVGAFFIPEGPFTTVWFYVGMAGAFCFILIQLVLLIDFAHSWNESWVEKMEEGNSRCWYAALLSATAVNYLLSLVAIVLFYVYYTHPEGCSENKTFISVNMLLCIAASIMSILPKIQESQPRSGLLQSSVITVYTMYLTWSAMTNEPDRRCNPSLLSIIGYNSTTVPTQGQVVQWWDAQGIVGLVLFLLCVLYSSIRTSNNSQVNKLMLTSDESTLIEDGMPRSDGSLDDGDDVHRAIDNERDGVTYSYSFFHFMLFLASLYIMMTLTNWYSPDSSYETMTSKWPSVWVKISSSWIGIVLYVWTLVAPLVLTNRDFD